The Nitrospira sp. genome segment CGGTTGTGCTGGGATTTACGCAGATGACTATGGCGGCTTCGCCCAAGGGCGATCCTGATGCCGGCAAGAAGATCTATCTGGAGAGTTGCCAGAGTTGCCATGGTCCGACGGGGAAGGGTGACAGCGACATGGCCGCTTATTTGACGCCTCCGCCCGCCAATCTTGCGGCCAAGGCGACCCAGGCGAAGACCGATGCGCAATTGCGAAAGGTCATTCTGGAAGGGCGGCCCGGCACGGCGATGTCGAGTTACGATGGAGCGTTTGAAGAGGCGCAACTAGCCGACCTGCTGGCCTATATCCGATCGCTTAAGCCGTAATGTGCAACGAGGGTAATCATGAATCCGCTCAATGTGCCACGCTGGTTTCTTTTCGGAACGGGGTGTCTGTTGCTGATCCTGGGGCTGGCTCTGCGCACGACGCCGGGCGTGTCGCAAGGTCTCTCGGCCCAATTGCGGTTTGAGTACCGGGTGCTCGAAGTGCTTCCCGACACGCGCAGCATTCAAGCGGTGCTTACCGAGTATGGCCAATCCGGGTGGGAGTTGGCAGCGTTCGAGATGGGCGATCTGCAAACTCCGAGACTCATCTTCAAGAAGGGGGTTCCCGCTGCTCCATAGAGAGGGCGAAGGGGATTCGGCGATCTTCATCATGTTCAGGTCTCTGGGCCGGAGAGACCGTCTCAGAGGGAGGATCTCATGTCGATCAGGACGTGGTTCGTCGGAGGCGTAGGCATTGCCTTGTGCGTGATCGGAGGCTGGGGGACTGGTATGGCCGGGAAGGATTCAGCCGGCAGCGTCCCGCTGGAAACGGTCGTGGACTATCTCCATTCAGTGCTGGAGTCCAACCGGACGTTTTATACCGTCCACGTCGTGGAGCGAATGCAGCGGCGGGGTGTGATCGAATCGTCGGAGAAATGGCGCGAGGCCAGTGCGCTCCCGCTGCCGGCCCAATTCTTCCAGGAGGCGGCGAGCCTGGCGTCGTTGACGGGAAGCGCAGTGCAGTATCGATTGATCAGCTTGA includes the following:
- a CDS encoding cytochrome c gives rise to the protein MRLTSVLSLCVCTVVLGFTQMTMAASPKGDPDAGKKIYLESCQSCHGPTGKGDSDMAAYLTPPPANLAAKATQAKTDAQLRKVILEGRPGTAMSSYDGAFEEAQLADLLAYIRSLKP
- a CDS encoding DUF3365 domain-containing protein translates to MSIRTWFVGGVGIALCVIGGWGTGMAGKDSAGSVPLETVVDYLHSVLESNRTFYTVHVVERMQRRGVIESSEKWREASALPLPAQFFQEAASLASLTGSAVQYRLISLNPINKQSGPRSDFERRALEAVMAHPEQPYKGQVKEGGVRYFQALYADFAVSPVCVSCHNADPRSPKRDYKLNDVLGAVLISIPMPE